The following are encoded in a window of Halosolutus halophilus genomic DNA:
- the dph2 gene encoding diphthamide biosynthesis enzyme Dph2, with protein MSQESEYSEGDLRKTGMRLKHDREWDYELETIVETIEDRDATKVGLQFPEGLKRRGPAVADDLRELADDDVTFMLSGQPCYGACDLDTYLMKRTDVFVHFGHSPMKDTDKVIYVPLFSNVEVTPIMEEALDTLEPPEEIEGVGLVTTAQHMNRYEEMTEFLEERGYEVHSRRGDDRLTHEGQVLGCNYASADVPADQVLYVGGGKFHPLGLAMEHPDKHVVIADPVNNVVTVADTEKFMKQRYGAVHRAMDAEKWGVIFCTKIGQGRWEVAQEILDGNDDAYLITMDEVTPDRLRNFDMDAFVNTGCPRITTDDGPQFHKPMLTPGEYEIAVGNKPLDELSFDTFHGTW; from the coding sequence ATGAGTCAGGAGTCGGAGTACAGCGAGGGAGACCTCAGGAAGACCGGAATGCGTCTCAAACACGATCGCGAGTGGGACTACGAACTCGAGACGATCGTGGAGACGATCGAGGACCGAGACGCGACGAAGGTCGGGCTACAGTTTCCCGAAGGGCTGAAACGGCGCGGCCCGGCCGTCGCCGACGACCTCCGGGAACTCGCCGACGACGACGTGACGTTCATGCTCTCGGGCCAGCCGTGTTACGGTGCCTGCGACCTCGATACGTACCTGATGAAACGCACCGACGTGTTCGTCCACTTCGGCCACTCGCCGATGAAGGACACGGACAAGGTGATCTACGTGCCGCTGTTCTCGAACGTCGAGGTCACGCCGATCATGGAGGAGGCCCTGGACACGCTCGAACCGCCCGAAGAGATCGAGGGCGTCGGCCTCGTCACCACGGCCCAGCACATGAACCGCTACGAGGAGATGACGGAGTTCTTAGAGGAGCGGGGCTACGAGGTCCACAGCCGACGGGGCGACGATCGGCTCACTCACGAGGGACAGGTGCTCGGCTGTAACTACGCGAGCGCGGACGTCCCCGCCGACCAGGTGCTCTACGTCGGCGGCGGCAAGTTCCACCCGCTCGGACTGGCGATGGAACACCCCGACAAACACGTCGTCATCGCCGACCCGGTCAACAACGTCGTCACCGTGGCGGACACGGAGAAATTCATGAAACAGCGCTACGGGGCCGTCCACCGGGCGATGGACGCCGAGAAGTGGGGCGTCATCTTCTGTACCAAGATCGGCCAGGGGCGCTGGGAGGTCGCCCAGGAGATCCTCGACGGCAACGACGACGCCTACCTCATCACCATGGACGAGGTCACCCCCGATCGCCTACGGAACTTCGACATGGACGCCTTCGTCAACACCGGCTGTCCGCGAATCACGACCGACGACGGCCCGCAGTTCCACAAACCCATGCTCACGCCCGGCGAGTACGAGATCGCCGTCGGGAACAAGCCGCTCGACGAACTCTCCTTCGACACCTTCCACGGTACCTGGTGA
- a CDS encoding TIGR03668 family PPOX class F420-dependent oxidoreductase, translated as MTPAERVFLERTRVAALATVDEDGRPHVVPICYAFLHGSDGTRLVTAIDEKPKSTRELQRIRNVRIEPRVTVLADRYREDWSRLAWVQVRGEARVLSPGAGVHEDAVTALESKYDQYGDQDLSDRPIIRIGVEETRSWGDLET; from the coding sequence ATGACGCCCGCGGAACGAGTGTTCCTCGAACGAACTCGCGTCGCCGCACTCGCCACGGTCGACGAGGACGGCCGCCCCCACGTCGTCCCGATCTGCTACGCTTTTCTCCACGGATCGGACGGCACCCGACTCGTCACGGCGATCGACGAGAAGCCGAAATCGACCCGCGAACTCCAGCGGATTCGAAACGTTCGGATCGAACCGCGGGTAACGGTGCTCGCCGATCGATACCGGGAGGACTGGTCGCGGCTCGCGTGGGTTCAGGTTCGCGGGGAGGCCCGCGTGCTGTCGCCCGGGGCGGGCGTTCACGAGGATGCAGTCACCGCTCTCGAATCGAAGTACGACCAGTACGGGGATCAGGACCTCTCGGACCGACCGATAATCAGGATCGGGGTTGAGGAAACCCGATCGTGGGGTGACCTCGAGACGTAG
- a CDS encoding ribbon-helix-helix domain-containing protein encodes MPKVEITIPEHLEMQIAQMVERGEFVNREEAIEDLLSTGIKAYKTSGPMDEEEGTGTGLEDDGMMGHDDEYVF; translated from the coding sequence GATCACCATTCCGGAGCACCTCGAGATGCAGATCGCGCAGATGGTTGAGCGCGGTGAGTTCGTCAACCGCGAGGAAGCGATCGAGGACCTCCTCTCGACGGGGATCAAAGCCTACAAGACCAGTGGACCGATGGACGAGGAAGAGGGAACGGGAACCGGACTCGAAGACGACGGGATGATGGGCCACGACGACGAGTACGTCTTCTAA
- a CDS encoding rhomboid family intramembrane serine protease, which yields MLSIATAIAVVVAVTLLGSLAIVRRIRRPEPRWGDVARARLVMGVPWGSLVVIAVVFSLYLFVQDGITDFQDPVTIPFRSWSYFYPLGMVMAPLSHAGPGHLLGNLFGTIVVAPIAEYAWGHYPDERGSQSFASWRTNPWVRALVLFPAIVVGIALLTSVFALGPVIGFSGVVFAFAGFAIVHYPIVTIVATLGIQGVLVTIYRALQSPIAVYVSEPSPPSPPSWATIAIQGHALGFFIGLVLGALVCRRRGLRPDAVRVWLAVLLYGFSSSLWAIYWFGSENTYILFRGPGVVVVTVLALIVTLAVAGPDTPLVPRGFDRFVGRVTGSTARTPTDRALELGCQAGVGTGRVVDRPDRLRAIAGATGTGTVSGIGESRLSAVTNREAAFLAVLVVFAVVAGMAVPVNLFVLEESTAASNAAIEVEDYTVTYAEDVENELVTAIGFGPLQDDVRLESSGVIVVSEEREIWLEAVSTQRLAFTGNETVHVGGPGWRETVHVDRTGWEPVGNDTVYQVWLWEDGGDRRIAHESNASRADVRIDDRNVTIASDDGDFQLDVESDGTTSTAPVPADNETTTADGVAFERVDDTIYASADGTEVAVAREESYN from the coding sequence ATGCTCTCGATCGCGACCGCCATCGCGGTCGTCGTCGCGGTCACGCTGCTGGGCTCGCTCGCGATCGTCAGGCGAATCCGACGGCCGGAGCCGCGCTGGGGCGACGTCGCCCGGGCCCGGCTGGTGATGGGGGTTCCGTGGGGATCGCTCGTCGTGATCGCGGTCGTCTTCTCGCTCTACCTGTTCGTCCAGGACGGGATCACCGACTTCCAGGATCCCGTGACGATCCCCTTCCGATCGTGGTCGTACTTCTACCCGCTCGGAATGGTGATGGCCCCGCTGTCCCACGCCGGACCGGGGCACCTGCTGGGAAACCTGTTCGGAACGATCGTCGTCGCGCCGATCGCCGAGTACGCGTGGGGCCACTACCCCGACGAGCGCGGCTCCCAGTCGTTCGCGTCGTGGCGAACGAACCCGTGGGTGCGGGCGCTCGTGCTCTTTCCCGCGATCGTCGTCGGAATCGCGCTCCTGACGAGCGTCTTCGCGCTCGGGCCGGTGATCGGCTTCTCAGGCGTCGTCTTCGCGTTCGCCGGCTTCGCCATCGTCCACTACCCTATCGTGACGATCGTCGCCACCCTGGGTATCCAGGGCGTCCTCGTTACGATCTACCGCGCGTTGCAGTCGCCGATCGCCGTCTACGTCTCCGAGCCCAGCCCGCCGTCGCCGCCGTCGTGGGCCACGATCGCCATCCAGGGCCACGCGCTCGGCTTCTTCATCGGGCTCGTACTCGGAGCGCTCGTCTGTAGACGCCGCGGCCTGCGTCCCGACGCGGTTCGCGTCTGGCTCGCCGTCCTGCTGTACGGCTTCTCGAGTTCGCTGTGGGCGATCTACTGGTTCGGCAGTGAGAACACCTACATCCTCTTTCGCGGCCCCGGCGTCGTCGTGGTCACGGTCCTCGCGCTGATCGTCACGCTCGCGGTCGCCGGTCCCGACACGCCGCTCGTCCCGCGGGGGTTCGATCGCTTCGTCGGTCGCGTGACGGGATCGACAGCGAGGACACCGACCGATCGAGCCCTCGAACTCGGCTGCCAGGCCGGGGTCGGAACCGGCAGGGTCGTCGACAGGCCCGATCGGCTCCGGGCGATCGCCGGCGCCACGGGCACCGGAACTGTAAGCGGGATCGGCGAGTCGCGCCTGTCTGCCGTGACGAATCGGGAAGCCGCGTTCCTCGCCGTGCTCGTCGTCTTCGCAGTCGTCGCGGGGATGGCGGTCCCGGTCAATCTCTTCGTGCTCGAGGAGTCGACCGCCGCGTCGAACGCGGCGATCGAGGTCGAGGACTACACCGTCACTTACGCGGAGGACGTCGAGAACGAACTCGTCACAGCGATCGGGTTCGGACCGCTCCAGGACGACGTCCGGCTGGAGTCGAGCGGCGTGATCGTCGTCAGCGAAGAGCGCGAGATCTGGCTGGAGGCAGTTTCCACCCAGCGGCTCGCGTTCACCGGCAACGAGACGGTCCACGTCGGCGGTCCCGGCTGGCGCGAGACCGTCCACGTCGATCGAACGGGGTGGGAACCGGTCGGGAACGACACCGTCTACCAGGTCTGGCTCTGGGAAGACGGCGGCGACCGCCGGATCGCACACGAGTCGAACGCGTCACGGGCCGACGTCCGGATCGACGACCGGAACGTGACGATCGCGTCCGACGACGGCGACTTCCAACTCGACGTCGAATCCGACGGCACCACCAGCACCGCGCCGGTTCCCGCGGACAACGAGACGACTACGGCCGACGGGGTCGCGTTCGAACGCGTCGACGACACGATCTACGCGAGTGCGGACGGCACGGAAGTCGCGGTCGCGCGCGAAGAGAGCTACAACTAG
- a CDS encoding METTL5 family protein — MPGPSRRTLARRLESVEDFSEPSVSLEQYLTPADLAAHVCHLAGLQGDLDRPVLDLGTGTGMLAIGASLAGAERVVGVDVDPDALALARRNAVTVGAGTIDWLRGDALRPPFALRDATVVSNPPFGAQHGNRNADRAFLETTAEIATVSYTIHNEDSRSFVESFAADHGATVTHAFRAPLPIGNRFEFHTEREQTLDAEVFRIEWR, encoded by the coding sequence ATGCCCGGTCCCTCCCGTCGAACGCTCGCCCGACGGCTCGAGTCCGTCGAGGATTTCTCCGAACCGTCCGTATCCCTCGAACAGTATCTCACACCCGCCGATCTCGCCGCGCACGTCTGTCACCTCGCCGGCCTCCAGGGCGACCTCGATCGGCCCGTCCTCGACCTCGGCACCGGGACGGGAATGCTGGCGATCGGTGCATCGCTCGCCGGCGCGGAGCGAGTCGTCGGTGTCGACGTCGATCCGGACGCGCTCGCACTCGCCAGGCGGAACGCGGTCACCGTCGGCGCCGGCACGATCGACTGGCTTCGCGGTGACGCGCTCCGGCCCCCCTTCGCGCTGCGCGATGCGACCGTGGTTTCGAACCCGCCGTTCGGTGCCCAACACGGGAATCGAAACGCCGACCGCGCCTTTCTCGAGACGACGGCCGAGATCGCCACCGTCTCCTACACGATCCACAACGAAGACAGTCGGTCGTTCGTGGAGTCGTTCGCCGCGGACCACGGCGCGACCGTGACACACGCGTTCCGGGCCCCGCTGCCGATCGGGAACCGGTTCGAGTTCCACACGGAACGCGAGCAGACCCTCGACGCGGAGGTCTTCCGGATCGAGTGGCGCTAG
- a CDS encoding zf-TFIIB domain-containing protein has translation MEQCPRCQGAIEELSLGDVSTVTCPHCSYADIPVEHERPPDERESWRDAFNRFYEE, from the coding sequence ATGGAGCAGTGTCCACGGTGCCAGGGGGCCATCGAGGAACTCTCACTGGGCGACGTCTCGACCGTGACGTGTCCGCACTGTAGCTACGCGGACATTCCGGTCGAGCACGAGCGCCCGCCGGACGAGCGGGAATCCTGGCGAGACGCATTCAATCGGTTCTACGAGGAGTAA
- a CDS encoding DUF7344 domain-containing protein: MTNTTSQDRSTAPVDSLFRTLASERRRTIVRLLAGPSPDGIEKADLAARLAAVTNEKPLDAVTDDERRQSSVALTHSDLPALTDAGLLAEREDGSVAATDHWAFDEYGFDDALAGRPPDELDGVFAALAESRRRTILSVLRDQPKALSTRTLARNVAAREAELPERSVPSERVDRVLTSLVHVDLPLLADAGLVSYDDAEGRVAYEGHPVLRTAWVDTDRDPGANGDEIGFDITARLAGIAPSSD; this comes from the coding sequence ATGACTAACACGACTTCGCAGGACCGATCGACCGCACCGGTGGACAGCCTGTTTCGGACCCTCGCGAGCGAGCGCCGACGGACGATCGTCCGCCTCCTCGCCGGCCCATCGCCGGACGGGATCGAGAAAGCCGATCTTGCGGCCCGACTCGCGGCAGTGACGAACGAGAAACCTCTCGACGCGGTGACCGACGACGAACGCCGGCAATCGAGCGTCGCGCTCACCCACAGCGATCTGCCGGCCCTGACCGACGCCGGACTGCTCGCGGAGCGCGAGGACGGGTCCGTGGCCGCGACCGACCACTGGGCGTTCGACGAGTACGGGTTTGACGACGCGCTCGCGGGGCGCCCACCCGACGAACTCGACGGGGTGTTCGCGGCGCTCGCGGAGTCGCGTCGGCGGACGATCCTGTCGGTCCTCCGGGACCAGCCCAAGGCGCTCTCGACGCGAACGCTCGCCCGAAACGTCGCGGCGCGCGAAGCCGAGTTGCCCGAACGATCGGTCCCGTCCGAACGCGTCGATCGGGTGCTCACATCGCTCGTCCACGTCGACCTTCCTCTGCTCGCGGACGCAGGACTCGTCTCCTACGACGACGCGGAGGGCCGCGTCGCCTACGAGGGCCATCCCGTGCTCCGGACCGCGTGGGTCGACACCGATCGGGATCCGGGTGCGAACGGTGACGAGATAGGGTTCGATATCACCGCGCGCCTCGCGGGAATCGCACCGTCCAGCGATTGA
- a CDS encoding DUF7550 family protein has translation MADDTAPAEDHDSAADVGHDLAAERTTAPMSEYSARDVGVGVVVMLLGVAIAFGIPLLALPL, from the coding sequence ATGGCAGACGACACAGCACCTGCGGAGGACCACGACTCGGCGGCCGACGTGGGTCACGACCTTGCAGCGGAACGGACGACCGCACCGATGAGCGAGTACTCCGCCCGTGACGTCGGCGTCGGCGTCGTCGTGATGCTCCTCGGCGTCGCCATCGCCTTCGGAATTCCGCTCCTGGCGCTACCACTATAA
- a CDS encoding DUF7139 domain-containing protein — MAAESPSEGYLFDLYRQYIGEPEDRTDVYLGFGLFLGGIGFAIVALLLYLWSSTFEARTASHLAWAEPAYALAMVALPVLMLGIVVLLPSERRVLYTSIAGVAVAIVAIGGFLYAYPDHWNGYGYDYTAQVVAVYAVGLAGITASTGAALIAHYLDMARTAKHVETDDDEDDDPELSDADVQRDIDDAMEGVELSWGGVEKTEHNRLSFSENEFDEVNVDTAAGTKTTRSSGVDQQVAGLKGLKGGETTTTTSSSTVDDQTQKLKELREQKRREEATGDDDTGAFSFFTTVRSRLREILDRN; from the coding sequence ATGGCAGCGGAATCGCCCTCGGAGGGCTATCTCTTCGACCTCTATCGCCAATACATCGGCGAACCGGAGGACCGGACCGACGTCTACCTCGGGTTCGGATTGTTCCTCGGTGGAATCGGATTCGCGATCGTCGCACTGCTACTCTACCTGTGGAGTAGCACGTTCGAGGCCCGTACTGCATCCCACCTCGCGTGGGCGGAACCTGCATACGCACTCGCGATGGTGGCCTTGCCGGTCCTGATGCTCGGGATCGTGGTGTTGCTCCCGTCGGAACGACGGGTGCTGTACACGTCGATCGCCGGCGTCGCAGTGGCGATCGTGGCAATCGGCGGGTTCCTGTACGCGTATCCGGACCACTGGAACGGCTACGGATACGATTACACTGCCCAGGTCGTCGCGGTCTACGCCGTGGGCCTCGCCGGGATCACCGCCTCGACCGGCGCGGCGCTGATCGCCCACTATCTCGACATGGCACGCACCGCAAAACACGTCGAGACGGACGACGACGAAGACGACGACCCGGAACTCTCCGACGCCGATGTACAGCGCGACATCGACGACGCGATGGAGGGCGTCGAACTCTCCTGGGGCGGCGTCGAGAAGACGGAACACAACCGTCTCTCCTTCTCCGAGAACGAGTTCGACGAGGTCAACGTCGACACTGCCGCGGGAACGAAGACGACTCGATCGTCGGGCGTCGATCAGCAGGTCGCCGGTCTGAAGGGACTGAAGGGCGGCGAGACCACGACGACGACCTCGAGTTCGACGGTCGACGACCAGACGCAGAAACTGAAGGAACTCCGCGAACAGAAACGGCGGGAAGAAGCGACTGGGGACGACGACACCGGGGCGTTCTCGTTTTTCACGACCGTCCGAAGCCGGTTGCGTGAGATACTCGATCGGAATTAA
- the hisF gene encoding imidazole glycerol phosphate synthase subunit HisF — translation MVLTKRIIPCIDVDLDEDGNPAVYTGVHFEDLEYTGDPVEMAKAYNESGADEFVFLDITASAEGRETMLDVVERVADEVFIPLTVGGGIRTTEDVKETLRAGADKVSITTGALERPELVNEGARAFGSQCIVISVDAKRRFDERGEHYVEIDGESCWFECTKKGGREGTGIDVIEWAQEAESRGAGELFVNSIDKDGTKDGYDLPLTEAVCDTVDTPVIASSGCGGPEDMYDVFTEAGADAGLAASIFHFGDYSIEETKEYLDERGVPVRL, via the coding sequence ATGGTACTGACCAAGCGAATCATCCCGTGTATCGACGTCGACCTGGACGAGGACGGGAACCCGGCAGTCTACACCGGCGTTCACTTCGAGGACCTCGAGTACACCGGCGACCCGGTCGAGATGGCCAAAGCGTACAACGAATCGGGGGCCGACGAGTTCGTCTTTCTCGACATCACTGCCTCCGCGGAGGGTCGCGAGACCATGCTCGACGTCGTCGAGCGCGTCGCCGACGAGGTCTTCATCCCCCTCACGGTCGGCGGCGGCATCCGCACGACCGAGGACGTCAAGGAGACGCTGCGGGCCGGCGCGGACAAGGTCTCGATCACGACCGGCGCACTCGAACGGCCCGAACTGGTCAACGAGGGTGCCCGCGCGTTCGGGAGCCAGTGTATCGTCATCAGCGTCGACGCCAAACGGCGCTTCGACGAGCGGGGCGAACACTACGTCGAGATCGACGGCGAGTCCTGCTGGTTCGAGTGCACGAAGAAAGGCGGCCGGGAGGGAACTGGCATCGACGTCATCGAGTGGGCCCAGGAGGCCGAATCCCGGGGCGCGGGCGAACTGTTCGTCAACTCGATCGACAAGGACGGCACCAAGGACGGCTACGACCTTCCGCTGACCGAGGCGGTCTGTGACACCGTCGACACGCCGGTGATCGCCTCCTCCGGCTGTGGCGGCCCCGAGGACATGTACGACGTGTTCACCGAGGCCGGTGCCGACGCCGGCCTCGCCGCATCGATCTTCCACTTCGGCGACTACTCGATCGAGGAGACGAAGGAGTATCTCGACGAGCGCGGCGTTCCCGTCCGGCTCTGA
- a CDS encoding AAA family ATPase — MSSTADTDDAIKISGDGLTVRKTFAADEFPVPAIRFEIHSDHDEEVAFRLSEDIPESFPMDKVGFHPEYHSDDWTAFQDNHVEFTGTVDPDDELVTVYGIRIDDESDASKFLTKPAIVAVNSEEEGGSDADEIDDDVIGSIVEEDRNQPVKDMISGESDSVPGLGDEDDESDAEADEADVADESDAESAVSDGLDPEDEDEQEFDLDLGDVDPEPEPVDEDDEDDAPDIDLGFGDEQLPERDDDPATADDETDSDERSVEIDLGTDDGSTGDVADDADDDPDVGLDLETAAAAADADTAPGAAKEEDDGPTIDVGTDPDDATDAGDAAADDIDAAESQSNGDAASTSAAGDATETEPTAAPDASDSIATRLANELEDDAVDDEDLAVLRDALDVEPTGSDVAKIDHLQSRVEEVAAYTDALEAFLDENGSGEELIEEFKDELATFESDLSAMDERLTGTEDHVLDVETDLEDVTDDVEELEDDVDELESDVDDLEDDLTAVREDVTTIQNWRDQLGSMFSD, encoded by the coding sequence ATGAGTAGCACCGCCGACACGGACGACGCGATCAAGATCAGTGGCGACGGGTTGACGGTCCGAAAGACGTTCGCGGCGGACGAATTTCCCGTACCTGCGATCCGTTTCGAGATCCACTCCGATCACGACGAGGAGGTCGCGTTTCGACTCTCCGAGGATATCCCCGAGTCGTTCCCGATGGACAAGGTCGGGTTCCACCCCGAGTATCACAGCGACGACTGGACCGCATTCCAGGACAACCACGTCGAGTTCACCGGGACGGTCGACCCGGACGACGAACTCGTAACGGTCTACGGCATCCGGATCGACGACGAAAGCGACGCGTCGAAGTTCCTCACGAAACCGGCTATCGTTGCGGTGAACTCCGAGGAGGAGGGCGGCTCGGACGCCGACGAGATCGACGACGACGTTATCGGCAGTATCGTCGAGGAGGATCGCAACCAGCCGGTCAAGGACATGATTTCGGGCGAATCCGACTCGGTGCCGGGCCTCGGGGACGAGGACGACGAGTCGGATGCGGAAGCCGATGAGGCCGACGTGGCCGACGAGTCGGATGCGGAATCCGCCGTCTCGGACGGTCTCGACCCAGAAGACGAGGATGAACAGGAATTCGACCTCGATCTCGGCGACGTCGATCCCGAACCGGAACCGGTCGACGAGGACGACGAAGACGACGCACCCGACATCGACCTCGGATTCGGCGACGAGCAACTCCCCGAGCGGGACGACGATCCCGCGACGGCCGACGACGAGACCGACTCCGACGAGAGAAGCGTCGAGATCGATCTCGGAACCGACGACGGATCAACTGGGGACGTAGCGGACGATGCGGACGACGACCCCGATGTCGGCCTCGACCTCGAAACGGCTGCCGCGGCTGCCGACGCCGACACCGCTCCGGGGGCAGCGAAGGAGGAAGACGACGGGCCGACGATCGACGTCGGAACGGATCCGGACGACGCGACCGACGCTGGCGACGCGGCCGCGGACGACATCGACGCGGCCGAGTCGCAATCGAACGGTGACGCGGCGTCCACGTCGGCCGCCGGCGACGCAACCGAGACGGAACCGACGGCAGCACCCGATGCGTCGGACTCGATCGCGACGCGTCTCGCGAACGAACTCGAAGACGACGCGGTCGACGACGAGGATCTCGCGGTCCTGCGGGACGCACTCGACGTCGAGCCGACCGGCTCCGACGTCGCGAAGATCGACCACCTCCAGTCCCGCGTCGAAGAGGTCGCCGCCTACACCGACGCCCTCGAGGCGTTTCTCGACGAGAACGGATCCGGCGAGGAGTTGATCGAGGAGTTCAAGGACGAACTCGCCACGTTCGAATCCGACCTCTCCGCGATGGACGAACGTCTCACCGGCACCGAAGACCACGTCCTCGACGTCGAGACCGACCTCGAGGACGTGACCGACGACGTGGAGGAACTCGAAGACGACGTCGACGAACTGGAAAGCGACGTAGACGACCTCGAGGACGATCTGACGGCGGTTCGCGAGGACGTGACCACTATCCAGAACTGGCGGGACCAGCTCGGCTCGATGTTCTCTGACTGA
- a CDS encoding DNA-directed RNA polymerase subunit L, with product MELRVTESSEDELSIEIAGEDHTFMNVLKGALLEHEQVSAATYDVNPEQSGGQTEPILTIKTDGSIDPLEALEEAAVDVREKATSFRDAFGAAA from the coding sequence ATGGAACTGCGGGTCACCGAGAGCAGCGAGGACGAACTCTCGATCGAGATCGCGGGCGAAGATCACACGTTCATGAACGTCCTCAAGGGAGCACTCCTCGAACACGAGCAGGTGAGTGCAGCGACCTACGACGTCAACCCCGAACAGTCGGGTGGACAGACCGAACCGATCCTCACGATCAAGACCGACGGCAGCATCGATCCGCTCGAGGCCCTCGAAGAGGCCGCCGTCGACGTCCGCGAGAAGGCGACGTCGTTCCGCGACGCGTTCGGAGCTGCCGCATAG
- a CDS encoding MBL fold metallo-hydrolase, which produces MTQIQSDWGDWLVRDIEDADPDGVAIWYLGCNGFVLKGREGTTLFIDPYVGLGDPPRTVRMIPVPFDPADVTAADAVLATHEHTDHVHGPSQAPILATTGASLYAPDDSLAVAREEETWTDEWDVSADQFAEVEEGETVEIGEFTLHVEDSHDPDATHPVSYVLEHDAGTFFHGGDTKPTDEFERIGEEYDIDLGVLAFGTVGRIPDKETREPKRTRWYNDENQIVEAAADLQLDRLLPSHWDMWRGLTSDPKVLHHHAKSFAHPRRLELVEIGDRVDLDGSN; this is translated from the coding sequence ATGACGCAGATCCAGAGCGACTGGGGAGACTGGCTGGTTCGCGACATCGAGGACGCCGACCCGGACGGGGTGGCGATCTGGTATCTCGGCTGTAACGGCTTCGTCCTGAAAGGCCGCGAGGGAACGACGCTCTTCATCGACCCCTACGTCGGCCTGGGCGATCCGCCACGAACGGTGCGGATGATACCCGTGCCGTTCGATCCGGCGGACGTCACCGCGGCCGACGCCGTGCTCGCGACGCACGAACACACGGATCACGTTCACGGCCCGAGCCAGGCACCGATTCTCGCGACTACCGGCGCATCCCTCTACGCTCCCGACGACAGCCTCGCGGTCGCCCGCGAGGAGGAAACGTGGACCGACGAGTGGGACGTGAGTGCGGATCAATTCGCTGAGGTCGAGGAGGGCGAGACCGTCGAAATCGGCGAGTTCACGCTCCACGTTGAGGACTCGCACGACCCGGACGCGACCCACCCGGTCAGTTACGTGCTCGAACACGACGCGGGCACGTTCTTCCACGGCGGCGACACGAAGCCGACGGACGAGTTCGAACGCATCGGCGAGGAGTACGACATCGACCTCGGCGTCCTCGCGTTCGGCACGGTAGGACGGATCCCGGACAAAGAGACGCGAGAGCCCAAACGAACTCGCTGGTACAACGACGAGAACCAGATCGTCGAGGCGGCGGCCGACCTGCAACTCGATCGCCTCCTGCCGAGTCACTGGGACATGTGGCGTGGCCTGACGTCGGATCCGAAGGTGCTCCATCATCACGCGAAGAGTTTTGCGCATCCGCGTCGGCTGGAACTGGTCGAGATCGGCGATCGCGTCGACCTCGATGGGAGTAACTGA